One region of Malania oleifera isolate guangnan ecotype guangnan chromosome 6, ASM2987363v1, whole genome shotgun sequence genomic DNA includes:
- the LOC131158310 gene encoding dof zinc finger protein DOF4.6, whose amino-acid sequence MDTAQWPPQEIVVKPLEELVTNTSCTKPAAGAAAAAAAAAGERRPRPQKEQALNCPRCNSTNTKFCYYNNYSLTQPRYFCKTCRRYWTEGGSLRNIPVGGGSRKNKRSSSSTSSAPSSSSSHSSSKRLPDLVHPLVPQSQNPKITHDGQDLNLGFPTTQDFRTTLSDFLHVPNIHDAPANAKTHSMNMNMNMNMNSTSVTATTSAAAASQHLSALELLTGITSSRGLNSFAPMPISDQSTVFSSSSGFSALQEFKPNLNFSLDGLGSAAGGYGSLQGAHQDTSGRLLFPFEDLKQVPSSTDHHLDHQQNREQADSTGYWSGMIGGGSW is encoded by the exons ATGGACACTGCTCAATGGCCACCACAG GAAATTGTGGTGAAACCCTTAGAAGAGTTGGTGACAAACACATCATGCACAAAGCCAGCTGCGGGCGCTGCTGCTGCTGCGGCAGCAGCAGCAGGGGAGAGGAGGCCAAGACCTCAAAAGGAACAGGCCTTGAACTGCCCAAGGTGCAATTCCACAAACACCAAGTTCTGCTACTACAACAACTACAGCCTCACCCAGCCAAGGTACTTCTGCAAAACTTGCAGAAGGTACTGGACTGAGGGTGGCTCTCTCAGGAACATTCCTGTGGGAGGAGGCTCAAGGAAAAACAAAAGATCGTCTTCTTCAACATCATCTGCaccatcttcttcttcatctcatTCATCATCCAAGAGACTCCCTGATCTGGTTCACCCACTTGTCCCACaatcccaaaaccccaaaatcacCCATGACGGCCAAGATCTCAACTTGGGCTTCCCCACCACGCAAGATTTCAGAACCACTCTCTCCGATTTTCTCCATGTGCCCAACATTCATGATGCCCCGGCTAATGCCAAGACCCATAgcatgaatatgaatatgaacatGAACATGAATAGTACTAGCGTTACTGCTACAACTTCTGCTGCTGCGGCTTCTCAGCATCTTTCCGCTCTTGAGCTGCTGACCGGGATCACTTCTTCGAGAGGGCTCAACTCGTTCGCGCCGATGCCGATTTCGGATCAGAGCACAGTTTTTTCTTCGTCCTCTGGGTTTTCAGCCCTGCAGGAGTTTAAGCCAAACCTTAATTTTTCACTGGATGGGCTTGGGAGTGCTGCAGGAGGGTATGGGAGCCTGCAGGGGGCTCATCAGGATACAAGTGGGAGGCTTTTGTTTCCATTTGAGGATTTGAAACAGGTCCCAAGCAGCACAGATCACCATCTTGATCATCAGCAGAATAGAGAGCAAGCTGATTCAACTGGGTACTGGTCTGGAATGATAGGTGGGGGATCATGGTAA